In Panicum virgatum strain AP13 chromosome 4N, P.virgatum_v5, whole genome shotgun sequence, a single window of DNA contains:
- the LOC120669775 gene encoding uncharacterized protein LOC120669775, which produces MASHGSFYFVPLLLLLILLLASPLPTAALYSSKPGSGDAGNATAAAAAAAARLRPGKELLKYSRIRALLRKLNKPSLKTIKSPDGDIIDCVPSHLQPAFDHPKLKGQKILDPPERPKNCYFTISGSGSGRGNDVVVQAWHATGEACPEGTVPIRRTMEKDLLRASSLRRYGRKKPVRRGVRRDSTSSSHEHAVGYVNSEQYYGAKASVNVWSPRIGDPSEFSLSQIWVISGSFGNDLNTIEAGWQVSPELYGDSNPRFFTYWTTDAYQETGCYNHNCRGFVQTTNKIAIGAAITPKSVYNGRQFDITLMLWKDPKHGHWWLQLGSGLVVGYWPSYLFTHLARHANMVQFGGEVVNTRPSGSHTATQMGSGHFPSEGFDRAAYFRNLQVVDWDNNLIPAASLKLLADHPGCYDIQGGSNSYWGSYFYYGGPGRNVKCP; this is translated from the exons ATGGCTTCTCACGGTAGCTTCTACTTTGTTCCCTTGCTCCTCCTGCTGATACTCTTGCTCGCGTCTCCTCTTCCTACTGCTGCATTGTACTCATCCAAGCCTGGGAGTGGCGATGCTGGCAAtgccactgctgctgctgctgctgctgctgcaaggcTGAGGCCGGGGAAGGAGCTGCTCAAGTACAGCAGGATCAGGGCTCTGCTCAGGAAGCTCAACAAGCCGTCTCTCAAGACCATCAAG AGCCCGGATGGTGACATCATAGACTGTGTACCCTCTCACCTCCAGCCTGCATTTGACCACCCAAAGCTCAAGGGACAAAAGATTCTG GATCCACCGGAGAGGCCAAAGAACTGCTACTTCACCAttagcggcagcggcagcggcagaggCAACGATGTGGTGGTGCAGGCATGGCATGCTACCGGCGAGGCGTGCCCGGAAGGCACTGTGCCGATTCGGCGAACGATGGAGAAGGATCTGCTCAGGGCAAGCTCCCTAAGGAGATACGGCAGGAAGAAGCCAGTGCGCCGGGGTGTTCGCCGTGATTCCACAAGCAGTAGCCATGAG CATGCAGTTGGGTATGTGAACTCTGAGCAGTACTATGGGGCCAAGGCCAGTGTTAATGTGTGGTCACCAAGGATAGGTGACCCATCTGAGTTCAGCCTGTCACAAATCTGGGTCATATCTGGCTCTTTTGGCAATGATCTCAACACCATTGAAGCTGGATGGCAG GTAAGCCCTGAGCTCTATGGGGACAGTAACCCAAGATTCTTCACCTACTGGACA ACTGATGCGTATCAAGAAACCGGGTGCTACAACCACAACTGCCGTGGATTCGTGCAGACGACGAACAAGATTGCAATTGGGGCGGCTATTACCCCGAAATCGGTGTACAACGGCAGACAGTTTGACATTACTCTGATGCTATGGAAG GATCCGAAGCACGGGCACTGGTGGCTACAGCTGGGCTCGGGCCTGGTCGTCGGGTACTGGCCGTCCTACCTCTTCACCCACCTGGCGCGGCACGCCAACATGGTGCAgttcggcggcgaggtcgtcaACACCCGACCGTCGGGGTCGCACACGGCGACGCAGATGGGTAGCGGCCACTTCCCAAGCGAGGGCTTCGACCGCGCCGCCTACTTCCGGAACCTCCAGGTGGTGGACTGGGACAACAACCTCATCCCGGCGGCCAGCCTGAAGCTCCTCGCCGACCACCCTGGCTGCTACGACATCCAGGGAGGGTCCAACAGCTACTGGGGGAGCTACTTCTACTACGGAGGCCCAGGGAGGAACGTGAAATGCCCCTGA